In methanogenic archaeon ISO4-H5, the following are encoded in one genomic region:
- a CDS encoding ABC transporter permease protein gives MNHLANITKKELKELLTPGTIVSIIMVVILFSCLGTMMSGQSEDVAAPKEIGIVYGGELDTELTHYTPMGGDTISVTPRWLITNAYSSTYGVTDPTVIANHLHFMTAAYGQDQAILDEMRSNNYEYVLSIPTELKENYTAKQQTTISTYFVYKQGGLFSSVSSSTGTLMVDKMSTLLTYAIEASSDPATAVFATKPITSDIDYSYTEVAGQVRQGVTPYQIYSSMMGQTLIVPIIVMIVIIMVGSVVISSMGSEKENKTLETLLTMPIRRTTIVGGKLLAAAIMGLVYGVCYMGGMMMYSKGLTSGLTDSSVDLAQYGLVMDTFDWIILLVVLFLAIFSALGICMILGAFTKNYKMAQTMTLPISGLAIIPMFVFMFSSWESLGTVGQALMFLIPFSHPMMAMDNLIFGDMSIVLFGIAYLVVFDIIMILITVRIYNSDILITGLGQNKTVVRIQKIFTKRGEHEDE, from the coding sequence ATGTTGCGGCCCCCAAAGAGATAGGCATCGTATACGGCGGAGAACTGGATACCGAGCTTACGCATTACACTCCTATGGGTGGCGATACGATTAGTGTCACCCCCAGATGGCTCATTACCAACGCATACAGCTCGACATACGGGGTCACAGACCCTACGGTCATAGCGAACCATCTCCACTTCATGACTGCGGCATACGGGCAGGATCAGGCTATACTCGATGAGATGAGATCTAACAACTACGAGTATGTCCTTTCCATCCCCACCGAGTTGAAAGAGAATTACACTGCCAAACAACAGACGACGATCTCCACATACTTCGTCTACAAGCAGGGCGGGCTGTTCAGCAGCGTATCCAGCTCAACCGGCACACTCATGGTCGACAAGATGTCCACCCTGCTCACTTACGCAATCGAGGCCAGTTCCGACCCCGCCACTGCGGTATTCGCTACCAAACCTATCACATCGGACATCGATTACTCCTACACGGAGGTCGCAGGCCAAGTCCGTCAGGGAGTAACTCCGTATCAGATTTACAGCTCCATGATGGGTCAAACCCTCATCGTCCCCATCATCGTCATGATTGTGATCATCATGGTCGGCAGCGTGGTCATCTCCTCCATGGGAAGCGAGAAGGAGAACAAGACACTCGAGACCCTGCTTACCATGCCCATCCGCAGGACCACCATCGTGGGCGGAAAACTGCTGGCGGCAGCCATCATGGGACTCGTCTACGGAGTCTGTTACATGGGCGGAATGATGATGTATTCCAAAGGACTGACCAGCGGACTCACCGACAGTTCTGTGGATCTGGCACAGTACGGTCTCGTGATGGACACCTTCGACTGGATTATCCTCCTGGTGGTCCTCTTCCTCGCCATCTTCAGCGCACTGGGTATCTGCATGATTCTCGGTGCCTTCACCAAGAACTACAAGATGGCGCAGACCATGACACTGCCCATCAGCGGACTGGCGATCATCCCCATGTTCGTATTCATGTTCTCTAGCTGGGAGAGCCTCGGTACCGTGGGTCAGGCATTGATGTTCCTGATACCATTCTCGCATCCGATGATGGCCATGGACAACCTGATATTCGGCGATATGAGCATCGTACTGTTCGGAATCGCCTATCTGGTGGTATTCGACATCATCATGATTCTTATCACGGTAAGGATATACAACTCAGACATACTGATCACCGGTCTCGGCCAGAACAAGACCGTGGTCAGGATTCAGAAGATATTCACTAAGAGGGGAGAGCATGAGGACGAATGA